ctttctttgcttttagGGGTCTTGCTCGCCGGCTGTATGATCGCGCGGATAAAGAGATCTTCGTCGAGCTTGTCTGCGACTTGTTGCCATTTGTACAAGATCCTAGTTCCGTCTTGCTCTAACGTCTTCGTGACAGTGAACACCGTCACTGTCTCCGGCACAGGAACTAGCTTTATTTTCCAGGCAAGGATAACGCCGAAGCTTCCTCCACCACCGCCACGAATGGCCCAGAAAACGTCTTCTCCCATCGCCGCGCGGTTCAAGATTTTGCCGTCCGCGTCAACGATTCTGGCGTCGAGGACGTTATCAGCTCCGAGTCCGAACTTACGCATCATTGAACCGTATGCTCCGCCGATTATGTGGCCGCCGATGCCAAGGCTGGTGCATAAACCCGCCGGAAAACCATGGACTTTGCTTTTCTCTTGGATCCTTTAACCAATGAAAAGTAAAGTGATTATATAATCGGGTCATAATCATAGATTAACCATATATATTCCAGTTTTCAATATATTGGTTCGGTTTAAGAGTCTGGTTATAAAACCAGTTCCTTAACCGTAAAAAACAAAACGTAACAGTTCGGAATATTTCAATGGGTTAACCGGATTTTATGTTTGATAAACCGCATATATCATGATCTGCTCGGTTCTTTCTGGCATCTTATACCAAAAAGAATCACGagttcaaaaacattttttcttaacttACAGAGTGTGACAGTGACAACTCAGGAGATGGGAGCCATAGGTTTAAAAGTTCTCTTAAAAACTAATAAGATAAGAAACCGATTTATACTTTTGTAAATTcgaatatatttttacaataagTCCTCTTCCTTCCTTTTTAATAAATTGGAATAATTTTgtgtaaaacaaaatatgtaaacatttttttttaaactagtgTAGCTAATACTACTTTTTGTGGCGTAGTGGAGGAAGGGTCGGGAGTATATAAATCGTTCTAAAGGCgagataaattaaaaaaactataacaaaTGATTCTCTCATCAAAAAGGACCAAACATACATAAGATCCGTGGAGTAAACAAGTATTTACCTGTAATAAACCTCTCCAATAGAAGCACCTGCGTGAACCCACGCGGTGTTACTTTCCAAATCAACGTTGATGTGCCTAAGCTTCGACAAATCAACGATCACAAACGCCGTTTCCATCTCGGAGACGTAAGATAGGCCTTCATAGTCATGACCGCCGCTTCTTAACCGCAAGTGAAGCTGCAGCTTCTTGGCACAAGCCACGGCGGCTTGAACGTGTGTTTCGTAAAGCGGCTCGAAAATAAACTCAGGCTTCGGATTTGAAGGCATCAAATAACGGAGGTTCTGAGCGGACGTCTCTAACGCCATTTTGTAGGAAGAGGCGTTTAGGTCGCGAGTGAAGAACGAAGAGTCCATCGGAAACGAAGCGTCGGAGTTGTCGACCAAACACATCACGAAGTCTTGTTGGATTGTGGAAGATGAAAATGGAATGTGAGAAAGAGATAGTAATAGCAGCGCTACGAGAAACGCGTTTGCGTCTGTTATTATTGCAGACgccattttttggtttttgtttcttgCTTATGAGGTTTTAAGGTTGCTTGATGAGTTCATATGTATTTTTGGGGTTTTATAGGGAGAGGGAAGAATTTTATACGTAAAGTTGATGTAA
The nucleotide sequence above comes from Brassica napus cultivar Da-Ae chromosome A9, Da-Ae, whole genome shotgun sequence. Encoded proteins:
- the LOC106349201 gene encoding berberine bridge enzyme-like 13; the encoded protein is MASAIITDANAFLVALLLLSLSHIPFSSSTIQQDFVMCLVDNSDASFPMDSSFFTRDLNASSYKMALETSAQNLRYLMPSNPKPEFIFEPLYETHVQAAVACAKKLQLHLRLRSGGHDYEGLSYVSEMETAFVIVDLSKLRHINVDLESNTAWVHAGASIGEVYYRIQEKSKVHGFPAGLCTSLGIGGHIIGGAYGSMMRKFGLGADNVLDARIVDADGKILNRAAMGEDVFWAIRGGGGGSFGVILAWKIKLVPVPETVTVFTVTKTLEQDGTRILYKWQQVADKLDEDLFIRAIIQPASKTPKSKERTISVSYQGQFLGDVNRLMQVMQRSFPQLGLMKKDCVETSWIKSVMYIAGFPSTAPPEALLDGKSLFKNYFKAKSDYVEEAIPIEGLEGLWKKLLEEDSPLTIWNPYGGMMAKIPETETPFPHRSGTLYKIQWLTLWQDGKASEAKHMEWMRDMYSYMEQYVSKNPRAAYVNYRDLDLGMNGKGSDAREWGNKYFKGNFERLVKIKAKFDPENFFRHEQSIPTGLE